In one Leptospira yasudae genomic region, the following are encoded:
- a CDS encoding RNA polymerase sigma factor: MVQSDSTDFSSLYEENHRTVYHFLLKISSDPEVAEDLTQEAFLKAFTFFDKFDSKIASFSTWTCSIAKNLYFKHYNKQKKEFGNLSLGDLVTDIEVNPEIPENLEKAFLEKAIKDSIQSLPEPEKSIILYKELERKTLKETAQALGISERTVSRRLISAVSLLREKMEKQGLQF; this comes from the coding sequence ATGGTTCAATCAGATTCTACAGATTTTTCAAGTTTATACGAGGAAAACCACCGAACCGTATATCACTTTCTTTTAAAGATTTCAAGCGATCCCGAAGTTGCGGAAGACCTGACGCAGGAAGCCTTCTTAAAAGCGTTTACATTTTTCGATAAATTCGATTCTAAGATCGCTTCGTTCAGTACCTGGACATGCTCGATTGCAAAAAACTTGTATTTCAAGCATTATAATAAGCAGAAAAAAGAATTCGGGAACCTAAGCCTTGGTGATCTGGTCACCGATATAGAAGTGAATCCGGAAATTCCGGAAAATTTAGAGAAAGCTTTTTTAGAAAAAGCGATAAAAGATTCAATTCAGAGTCTTCCTGAGCCGGAAAAAAGTATAATATTATATAAAGAACTCGAGCGGAAAACTTTGAAAGAAACCGCTCAAGCTCTTGGAATTTCCGAAAGAACCGTAAGCAGAAGGCTCATTTCGGCCGTCTCTTTACTTAGAGAAAAAATGGAAAAACAGGGACTGCAATTCTAA
- the rsx gene encoding LIMLP_03685 family anti-sigma factor, protein MNIEADNIERFEDLLGQYLYGELNAEGKRELLQYILKNEKARSLYESTTRVSSVVSYALHPNESVSSKSAPASLGKILEFPNVLFKSRPLTSGLAAAAVLLIAGVVVWLSYGSFSDSKLEQAFINSYGDCKIDGEASQPGANLLNRKLVSGNFSICEFQVEGNKSVAVRVLPDTEVSLNGNRKYSSLNVARGSVLVDSIQNESDGLLEILSPDVRALLVGTKVVYSREVSESHSKLGLDVLDGKVEIETGPLIAFEKTANTLTGEEKEFLKMNFPILFQSKKVQINRGQSLSWKGIPESSLMKIRSLEKSIEEAKAKGVKLEENFVFALNSDVRKLGDESVTAMFAMDDDLSKKIKNILPSQEKDLEEKFKSMVRFAPTDLKKVEKLKSLVAKLDNTALIQILKDKNQPDIERVIHFKDGSQVKGFVYQHESFYILLKNDGNLLFPIDAVDSIDFE, encoded by the coding sequence ATGAATATAGAAGCAGATAACATAGAACGTTTTGAAGACCTACTGGGGCAATACCTATACGGCGAGCTGAACGCCGAGGGAAAGCGCGAACTACTTCAATATATTCTCAAAAATGAGAAAGCCCGTTCTTTGTACGAATCTACTACGAGAGTAAGTTCCGTTGTTTCGTATGCGCTTCATCCGAACGAATCCGTTTCTTCAAAGTCCGCTCCCGCTTCTTTAGGGAAGATATTAGAATTTCCAAATGTCCTTTTTAAGTCCCGTCCTCTAACTTCCGGTCTTGCGGCCGCCGCCGTTCTTTTAATCGCGGGTGTTGTGGTTTGGCTGAGTTACGGATCTTTTTCGGATTCGAAGCTGGAACAGGCTTTTATCAATTCATACGGCGATTGTAAGATTGACGGAGAAGCTTCTCAACCGGGAGCGAATCTGCTCAATCGTAAGCTCGTATCCGGTAATTTTTCGATCTGCGAATTTCAAGTGGAAGGAAATAAAAGTGTCGCGGTTCGAGTGCTTCCCGATACGGAAGTTTCCCTAAACGGAAATAGAAAGTATTCCTCTTTGAACGTGGCAAGAGGCTCCGTACTTGTGGATTCGATTCAAAACGAATCCGACGGTTTACTTGAAATCCTTTCGCCGGACGTGCGTGCGCTTCTGGTCGGTACGAAGGTCGTGTATTCCCGAGAAGTGAGCGAATCCCATTCAAAACTCGGATTAGACGTGTTAGACGGTAAAGTCGAAATCGAAACCGGTCCTTTGATCGCTTTTGAAAAGACCGCAAACACTCTGACAGGCGAGGAAAAAGAATTTTTAAAGATGAATTTTCCGATTCTTTTTCAGAGTAAGAAGGTTCAGATCAATCGCGGACAATCCTTGTCTTGGAAAGGAATTCCCGAATCGAGCTTAATGAAGATCCGTTCACTTGAAAAAAGTATCGAAGAGGCCAAAGCGAAAGGCGTCAAACTCGAAGAAAATTTCGTTTTCGCATTAAATTCGGACGTTCGTAAACTCGGGGACGAAAGCGTAACCGCGATGTTTGCGATGGACGACGATCTTAGCAAGAAGATCAAAAACATTCTTCCGAGTCAGGAAAAAGACTTGGAAGAGAAATTCAAATCGATGGTTCGTTTTGCACCGACCGATCTAAAAAAGGTCGAAAAATTGAAGTCGTTGGTCGCAAAACTCGACAATACCGCCTTAATTCAAATTCTCAAAGATAAAAACCAACCCGACATTGAGAGGGTTATTCATTTCAAAGACGGGTCGCAGGTAAAAGGTTTTGTCTATCAGCACGAAAGTTTTTACATTCTTTTGAAGAATGACGGAAACCTTTTATTTCCGATCGACGCGGTCGATTCCATCGATTTCGAATAA